A genomic stretch from Hemicordylus capensis ecotype Gifberg chromosome 5, rHemCap1.1.pri, whole genome shotgun sequence includes:
- the ADSL gene encoding adenylosuccinate lyase isoform X1, translating into MATPGAEEDAFGRYRSPLVSRYASPDMAFNFSERKKFGTWRRLWLYLAQAEKSLGLPITDEQIQEMEANLDNIDFKMAAEEEKRLRHDVMAHVHTFAHCCPKAAGIIHLGATSCYVGDNTVFPVGIQTSNLLLPRQVTSPLCHEEMDLIVIRDGFNLLLPKLARVISRLADFAEKYANLPTLGFTHYQPAQLTTVGKRCCLWIQDLCMDLHNFERARDELRFRGVKGTTGTQASFLQLFEGDHDKVEELDRLVTAKAGFKRAYIVTGQTYSRKVDIEVLSVLASLGASIHKICTDIRLLANLKEIEEPFEKDQIGSSAMAYKRNPMRSERCCSLARHLMVLVLDPLQTASVQWFERTLDDSANRRVCLAEAFLTADIILSTLQNISEGLVVYPKVIARRIQQELPFMSTENIIMAMVKTGGNRQDCHEKIRVLSQQAAAVVKQEGGDNDLIARIRADPYFSPIQGQLDTLLEPTSFTGRASQQVARFLKEEVRPVLIPYQSKMGLKMELSL; encoded by the exons ATGGCGACTCCCGGGGCTGAGGAAGATGCTTTTGGCCGCTACCGCTCCCCTCTTGTCTCGCGTTACGCCAGCCCTGATATGGCCTTTAACTTCAGCGAGAGGAAGAAGTTCGGCACCTGGCGGCGACTTTGGCTCTACCTGGCTCAGGCTGAGAAG TCACTGGGCCTACCCATCACAGATGAGCAAATACAGGAAATGGAAGCAAATCTGGACAACATAgatttcaaaatggcagcagaggaggagaagcggtTGCGTCATGATGTAATGGCTCATGTACATACATTTGCCCACTGCTGTCCAAAGGCTGCAGGAATAATTCACCTTGGAGCAACTTCCTGCTATGTGGGGGATAATACG gtgtttccagttgggattcagaccagcaacctcttgctccctaggcaagttacttccccactgtgccatgagGAAATG GACTTGATAGTTATTCGAGATGGATTCAATCTGTTGCTTCCCAAG CTCGCCAGGGTGATTAGTCGACTGGCAGACTTTGCTGAGAAGTATGCTAACTTGCCCACCTTGGGCTTCACTCACTACCA GCCTGCACAGCTAACAACTGTAGGTAAACGTTGTTGCCTGTGGATCCAGGATCTGTGCATGGACCTCCACAATTTTGAACGGGCACGAGATGAGCTGAGATTTCGTGGTGTGAAGGGCACCACTGGCACTCAGGCCAGCTTCTTGCAGCTCTTTGAAGGAGATCATGACAAA GTGGAGGAGCTGGACAGGCTGGTGACTGCAAAAGCAGGATTTAAGCG GGCTTATATTGTCACAGGGCAGACCTACAGTcgcaaagtggatattgaagtcctgTCTGTTCTGGCCAGTCTAGGAGCATCCATACATAAG ATATGTACTGATATTCGCCTTTTGGCCAACCTCAAAGAAATAGAGGAACCTTTTGAGAAAGATCAAATTG GTTCAAGTGCCATGGCTTACAAACGGAATCCCATGCGTTCAGAACGTTGTTGCAGTTTAGCTCGCCACCTCATGGTTCTGGTCCTGGACCCCCTCCAGACTGCTTCTGTGCAATGGTTTGAGCGCACTTTGGATGATAGTGCAAACAG GCGTGTATGTTTAGCAGAGGCCTTTCTCACTGCTGACATAATACTGAGCACCCTGCAAAATATCTCTGAAGGTCTTGTGGTGTACCCCAAG GTTATTGCAAGACGCATTCAACAAGAGTTGCCTTTCATGTCCACAGAAAATATTATCATGGCTATGGTGAAAACTGGGGGCAATCGCCAG GATTGTCATGAGAAAATACGGGTATtgtcccagcaggcagctgctgTTGTAAAGCAAGAGGGGGGTGATAATGATCTCATTGCACGTATCCGTGCTGATCCCTACTTCAGCCCTATCCAAGGGCAGCTGGATACTCTTCTAGAACCCACATCCTTCACAGGGCGTGCTTCCCAGCag GTGGCAAGATTCCTGAAAGAAGAGGTCCGCCCAGTATTGATCCCATATCAGAGTAAGATGGGTCTGAAAATGGAACTTTCCCTTTGA
- the ADSL gene encoding adenylosuccinate lyase isoform X2, with the protein MATPGAEEDAFGRYRSPLVSRYASPDMAFNFSERKKFGTWRRLWLYLAQAEKSLGLPITDEQIQEMEANLDNIDFKMAAEEEKRLRHDVMAHVHTFAHCCPKAAGIIHLGATSCYVGDNTDLIVIRDGFNLLLPKLARVISRLADFAEKYANLPTLGFTHYQPAQLTTVGKRCCLWIQDLCMDLHNFERARDELRFRGVKGTTGTQASFLQLFEGDHDKVEELDRLVTAKAGFKRAYIVTGQTYSRKVDIEVLSVLASLGASIHKICTDIRLLANLKEIEEPFEKDQIGSSAMAYKRNPMRSERCCSLARHLMVLVLDPLQTASVQWFERTLDDSANRRVCLAEAFLTADIILSTLQNISEGLVVYPKVIARRIQQELPFMSTENIIMAMVKTGGNRQDCHEKIRVLSQQAAAVVKQEGGDNDLIARIRADPYFSPIQGQLDTLLEPTSFTGRASQQVARFLKEEVRPVLIPYQSKMGLKMELSL; encoded by the exons ATGGCGACTCCCGGGGCTGAGGAAGATGCTTTTGGCCGCTACCGCTCCCCTCTTGTCTCGCGTTACGCCAGCCCTGATATGGCCTTTAACTTCAGCGAGAGGAAGAAGTTCGGCACCTGGCGGCGACTTTGGCTCTACCTGGCTCAGGCTGAGAAG TCACTGGGCCTACCCATCACAGATGAGCAAATACAGGAAATGGAAGCAAATCTGGACAACATAgatttcaaaatggcagcagaggaggagaagcggtTGCGTCATGATGTAATGGCTCATGTACATACATTTGCCCACTGCTGTCCAAAGGCTGCAGGAATAATTCACCTTGGAGCAACTTCCTGCTATGTGGGGGATAATACG GACTTGATAGTTATTCGAGATGGATTCAATCTGTTGCTTCCCAAG CTCGCCAGGGTGATTAGTCGACTGGCAGACTTTGCTGAGAAGTATGCTAACTTGCCCACCTTGGGCTTCACTCACTACCA GCCTGCACAGCTAACAACTGTAGGTAAACGTTGTTGCCTGTGGATCCAGGATCTGTGCATGGACCTCCACAATTTTGAACGGGCACGAGATGAGCTGAGATTTCGTGGTGTGAAGGGCACCACTGGCACTCAGGCCAGCTTCTTGCAGCTCTTTGAAGGAGATCATGACAAA GTGGAGGAGCTGGACAGGCTGGTGACTGCAAAAGCAGGATTTAAGCG GGCTTATATTGTCACAGGGCAGACCTACAGTcgcaaagtggatattgaagtcctgTCTGTTCTGGCCAGTCTAGGAGCATCCATACATAAG ATATGTACTGATATTCGCCTTTTGGCCAACCTCAAAGAAATAGAGGAACCTTTTGAGAAAGATCAAATTG GTTCAAGTGCCATGGCTTACAAACGGAATCCCATGCGTTCAGAACGTTGTTGCAGTTTAGCTCGCCACCTCATGGTTCTGGTCCTGGACCCCCTCCAGACTGCTTCTGTGCAATGGTTTGAGCGCACTTTGGATGATAGTGCAAACAG GCGTGTATGTTTAGCAGAGGCCTTTCTCACTGCTGACATAATACTGAGCACCCTGCAAAATATCTCTGAAGGTCTTGTGGTGTACCCCAAG GTTATTGCAAGACGCATTCAACAAGAGTTGCCTTTCATGTCCACAGAAAATATTATCATGGCTATGGTGAAAACTGGGGGCAATCGCCAG GATTGTCATGAGAAAATACGGGTATtgtcccagcaggcagctgctgTTGTAAAGCAAGAGGGGGGTGATAATGATCTCATTGCACGTATCCGTGCTGATCCCTACTTCAGCCCTATCCAAGGGCAGCTGGATACTCTTCTAGAACCCACATCCTTCACAGGGCGTGCTTCCCAGCag GTGGCAAGATTCCTGAAAGAAGAGGTCCGCCCAGTATTGATCCCATATCAGAGTAAGATGGGTCTGAAAATGGAACTTTCCCTTTGA